One window of Desulfobacterales bacterium genomic DNA carries:
- the rlmB gene encoding 23S rRNA (guanosine(2251)-2'-O)-methyltransferase RlmB — MEILYGIHPVTEALKAGRRDFVEIYLAGEKSSGRVLQTAAMAESKGIPVKKKTAAQLGAITRSEMHQGIGAGVGPYPLVEMDTILNKSAERGGRPFILLLDTILDPHNFGALVRTADSVGIDGIIMPKDRSAPPSPAVSKASSGALEHVLLARVTNMVNAIKDLKRQGVWIVGMDRDADQSLFSSDLTDSIAIIIGGEEKGIRPLVKQNCDFRVSIPQAGQVASLNASVAGAVVMYEAYRQRTLCKSEARNPKQ; from the coding sequence ATGGAAATTCTTTACGGAATCCATCCCGTAACCGAGGCGCTTAAGGCCGGGCGCAGGGATTTTGTTGAAATCTACCTTGCCGGAGAAAAGAGTTCCGGCCGCGTTCTGCAGACTGCTGCGATGGCGGAATCCAAAGGAATACCCGTAAAAAAAAAGACGGCTGCCCAGCTTGGCGCAATCACCAGAAGCGAAATGCACCAGGGTATCGGCGCCGGCGTCGGTCCTTACCCGCTGGTGGAAATGGATACTATTCTGAATAAATCCGCTGAAAGGGGAGGGCGCCCTTTTATCCTGCTGCTGGATACTATTCTCGATCCGCATAATTTCGGCGCCCTGGTACGTACGGCTGATTCTGTGGGGATTGACGGCATCATCATGCCCAAAGACCGTTCGGCCCCGCCGTCACCGGCTGTGTCCAAGGCTTCCTCAGGGGCGCTCGAGCATGTCCTGCTTGCCAGGGTTACCAATATGGTTAATGCCATCAAGGATTTGAAGAGACAGGGGGTCTGGATTGTGGGAATGGACCGGGACGCGGACCAATCTCTTTTCAGTAGCGACTTAACGGATTCCATCGCCATTATCATCGGGGGCGAAGAAAAAGGGATCCGCCCGCTGGTCAAACAAAACTGTGATTTTAGGGTCTCGATCCCCCAGGCCGGCCAGGTGGCATCGCTGAATGCATCGGTGGCCGGGGCAGTGGTGATGTATGAGGCCTATCGCCAACGGACGCTGTGTAAGTCCGAAGCACGAAATCCGAAACAATAA
- a CDS encoding ComF family protein, translating into MGRVLMAGAWLPQILNAVKAALFPCKCLSCGLFFHGAAGPIDQPGRFLRDKSTLLGSKHAIFKWALAPFVCPACSDNFRPVGSPLCTQCGLMFQSREGDDHHCGECLEKPKRFRKARAFGVYDQALMEGIHRFKYKGKVQLARPLGILLLAALLTYWDEDLPDMVTPVPLHTRRFRERGFNQAFLLIRDWPRIAAALSVALPNVTIDREVLLRTRWTEPQTGLGRSTRLKNIKNAIGVSDETRVFQKKILLVDDVYTTGATVDECAGVLLKAGAEWVDVLTLARTM; encoded by the coding sequence ATGGGAAGAGTCCTTATGGCCGGGGCTTGGCTGCCGCAGATTCTTAACGCCGTAAAAGCGGCTCTTTTCCCCTGTAAATGTCTATCATGCGGCCTTTTTTTTCATGGGGCAGCGGGTCCTATCGACCAACCCGGACGGTTTCTTAGAGATAAATCAACGCTGCTCGGGTCTAAACATGCAATTTTCAAATGGGCGCTGGCCCCGTTCGTCTGTCCGGCCTGTTCCGATAATTTTAGACCGGTGGGGTCTCCCCTGTGTACCCAATGCGGCCTGATGTTCCAGAGCCGCGAGGGGGATGATCACCACTGCGGCGAATGCCTGGAAAAACCCAAACGGTTCAGGAAGGCCCGTGCGTTCGGGGTCTATGATCAGGCCCTGATGGAAGGCATCCATCGTTTCAAGTACAAAGGCAAGGTGCAGTTGGCGCGCCCGCTGGGGATCCTGTTGTTGGCGGCGTTGCTGACCTACTGGGATGAAGACCTGCCGGACATGGTGACGCCGGTACCGCTGCATACCCGAAGGTTCAGGGAAAGAGGCTTTAATCAGGCATTTCTGCTGATACGGGACTGGCCTCGCATTGCTGCGGCATTATCGGTAGCGTTACCGAATGTTACAATCGACCGGGAGGTGCTGCTAAGAACCAGATGGACCGAGCCCCAGACCGGCCTGGGGCGCAGCACCCGCCTTAAAAATATAAAAAACGCTATTGGCGTCAGCGACGAAACCCGGGTTTTTCAGAAAAAGATCCTGCTGGTGGATGATGTGTATACCACCGGCGCCACCGTGGACGAATGTGCCGGGGTTTTGCTCAAGGCCGGGGCCGAGTGGGTGGATGTGCTGACACTGGCACGCACCATGTAA